In the Flavisolibacter tropicus genome, one interval contains:
- a CDS encoding Nramp family divalent metal transporter, protein MNKLKNIDSSLSEVHSSVDTTATSKPAWKRILSFFGPAYLVSVGYMDPGNWATDLAGGSQFGYTLIWVLLMSNLMALLLQSLSARLGIVRGRDLAQANRETYPKAVNFCLYLLAEVAIAATDLAEVLGMAIGIQLLTGMPLIWAVSITVLDTFILLILQRYGMRKMEAFIITLVAIIGVSFLVEIILAKPNLAEVATGFVPSIPNETALYIAIGIIGATVMPHNLYLHSALVQTRKIQRDHKGIKRALKLNFIDSAVALNLAFFVNAAILVLAAAVFFKTGRTDVAEISQAHQLLAPLLGSSMAPTLFAIALIAAGQSSTVTGTLAGQIVMEGYLRLRINPWVRRLLTRLVAIIPAVVVILINGEKNIDSLLVLSQVILSLQLGFAIIPLIHFVSDRQTMGEFTIKPSVQFLSWLVTAVLVFLNIRMVVGQAGDYFQESGHIFWKAVIIVGSLLFVGLLLISIFYPILKRKPMEAEIPVHHFPSGAIGNPVLPEYKRIAVALGFDKEDHSLLAHAMGQATPSTTFILIHIVESVSASFLGSEADDFESRNDKENLESYAVQLKEKGLQVEVALGFRNRKTEIPRLVKDSNADLLIIGAHGHKGVKDWLYGETIDAVRHQLKIPVLIVSA, encoded by the coding sequence ATGAACAAGCTAAAAAATATTGATTCTTCCCTAAGTGAGGTGCATAGTAGTGTGGACACCACCGCTACTTCTAAACCCGCATGGAAACGAATATTATCCTTCTTTGGACCAGCCTACCTGGTAAGCGTAGGCTATATGGACCCAGGCAACTGGGCTACAGACCTCGCCGGTGGTAGCCAGTTTGGCTATACATTGATCTGGGTGCTATTAATGAGCAACCTAATGGCCCTGCTCTTACAAAGTTTATCTGCCCGACTAGGAATTGTAAGAGGACGAGATCTGGCACAAGCCAACCGTGAAACCTACCCAAAAGCTGTAAACTTTTGTTTATACCTATTAGCAGAGGTAGCCATTGCCGCCACCGATCTGGCCGAAGTATTGGGTATGGCCATTGGTATTCAACTCTTAACAGGCATGCCGCTTATTTGGGCTGTATCGATAACGGTACTGGATACCTTTATTTTATTAATACTGCAGCGCTATGGTATGCGCAAAATGGAAGCCTTTATTATTACACTGGTAGCCATAATTGGTGTTTCTTTTTTAGTAGAGATCATTTTAGCCAAACCTAACCTGGCAGAAGTAGCTACAGGCTTTGTTCCCTCCATACCCAACGAAACGGCGCTTTACATAGCCATAGGTATTATTGGAGCAACCGTTATGCCGCACAACTTATATCTACACTCTGCGCTGGTACAGACCCGTAAGATTCAACGCGATCATAAAGGCATTAAGCGGGCACTAAAGCTCAATTTCATAGATAGTGCAGTGGCCTTGAACCTTGCTTTTTTTGTTAACGCTGCGATACTGGTATTGGCTGCTGCTGTCTTTTTCAAAACCGGCCGTACCGATGTAGCAGAGATCAGCCAGGCCCACCAGCTACTGGCACCTTTATTAGGTTCCAGCATGGCCCCTACTCTTTTTGCCATTGCTTTAATTGCTGCCGGACAAAGCTCTACTGTTACCGGCACACTTGCTGGCCAGATTGTAATGGAGGGTTATCTACGCTTACGCATCAACCCTTGGGTGCGTCGTTTGCTTACGCGACTGGTTGCCATCATTCCAGCAGTTGTTGTTATCCTGATCAATGGAGAAAAAAATATTGATAGTCTGTTGGTATTAAGTCAGGTGATTCTAAGCCTTCAACTGGGCTTTGCTATCATTCCACTGATCCATTTTGTAAGTGACAGACAAACCATGGGAGAATTTACCATTAAGCCTTCTGTACAATTCTTATCATGGCTGGTTACAGCTGTGTTGGTTTTCCTGAATATACGCATGGTAGTAGGCCAGGCCGGCGACTACTTCCAGGAAAGCGGTCATATTTTCTGGAAAGCCGTTATTATAGTTGGTAGTTTATTGTTTGTAGGCCTGTTGCTTATTTCAATCTTCTACCCCATATTGAAACGCAAGCCAATGGAAGCAGAAATTCCTGTTCACCACTTCCCTTCAGGTGCCATTGGCAATCCGGTGTTACCAGAGTACAAACGTATTGCTGTAGCCCTAGGTTTTGACAAGGAAGATCATTCGCTCCTGGCACACGCTATGGGACAGGCCACACCGAGCACAACGTTTATTTTGATACATATTGTAGAAAGTGTTTCGGCATCTTTCCTCGGCAGTGAAGCCGACGACTTCGAGTCCAGAAATGATAAAGAGAACCTGGAATCCTATGCTGTACAACTAAAGGAAAAAGGCTTACAAGTAGAAGTAGCCTTGGGGTTCCGCAACCGAAAAACAGAAATTCCCCGATTGGTAAAAGATTCCAACGCCGACCTGCTGATCATTGGTGCACATGGACATAAGGGTGTCAAAGATTGGTTGTATGGTGAAACCATTGATGCCGTACGCCACCAATTAAAGATACCGGTGTTGATTGTAAGCGCATAG
- a CDS encoding DUF2306 domain-containing protein: MALLIGWTQFITAFKNKQLPRHKTIGKVYVGAALISALASLYIAEFANGGLISTLGFSSLGLIWISTTCMAYSAIRNRHIVVHQKMMIYSYAACFAAVTLRIWLPLLISLIGDYFISYKIVSWLCWVPNMIVAYFIAQRVDEKKAASIFL; this comes from the coding sequence TTGGCTTTGCTAATAGGGTGGACACAGTTTATTACTGCGTTCAAAAATAAACAGTTACCGCGGCATAAAACTATAGGGAAGGTATATGTAGGCGCGGCATTAATAAGTGCTCTTGCCAGTTTATATATTGCTGAATTTGCAAACGGTGGTCTTATTTCAACATTGGGGTTTTCATCTTTGGGCCTTATTTGGATCTCTACTACATGTATGGCTTATAGCGCTATTCGTAATCGGCACATTGTAGTACATCAAAAAATGATGATATACAGTTATGCAGCCTGCTTTGCAGCTGTTACACTTCGAATATGGCTTCCTTTGTTGATATCACTTATTGGAGACTACTTTATCTCCTATAAGATCGTTTCCTGGTTGTGTTGGGTGCCCAATATGATTGTGGCTTATTTTATTGCGCAACGCGTCGATGAAAAAAAGGCGGCCTCCATTTTTCTGTAA
- a CDS encoding serine hydrolase domain-containing protein yields MNAVVYSYTLFTLLLSTSFAMAQKADSALFDKRLQVEQWIKENKVPALGIGVISNGALREIRMYGELKKGVPAPANALFNVASLTKPIVTLLTLKLVSNGSWNLDEPLYHYWVDPDIANDPRHKMLTTRLVLSHQTGFKNWRYLNANNKLSFDVDPGTKFGYSGEGFEYLRKALENKFKQPLDKLADSLLFKPLKMYDTRFKWDPSIEESRFAHWFDTAGIEHEQDYKKTTASAADDLITTIEDYGKFATYVLQGAGLDTAVFNQMIRPLVPTSGGRYMSLGWELFLDLGSNKEVAVTHSGSDAGVRTLVIILPASKQGLIIFTNGDNGYKLYEKIIVEMLDVGKELMGRVK; encoded by the coding sequence ATGAACGCTGTTGTATATTCTTATACGTTGTTTACGCTGTTGCTAAGCACATCATTTGCTATGGCCCAGAAAGCAGATTCTGCTCTTTTTGATAAGCGTTTACAGGTAGAGCAATGGATAAAAGAGAACAAAGTGCCCGCCTTGGGCATTGGTGTTATAAGTAATGGTGCGCTACGTGAGATTCGCATGTACGGCGAGTTGAAAAAGGGTGTGCCAGCGCCTGCAAATGCCTTGTTTAATGTGGCATCTCTGACCAAGCCAATAGTTACACTGCTAACACTAAAACTGGTAAGCAATGGCAGTTGGAACCTGGACGAGCCACTATATCACTATTGGGTAGATCCTGATATTGCCAATGATCCCAGGCATAAGATGTTAACAACGCGATTGGTGCTTAGTCATCAAACGGGGTTTAAAAATTGGCGATATTTAAATGCAAATAACAAGCTGTCTTTTGATGTAGACCCTGGTACCAAATTCGGCTATTCAGGAGAAGGTTTTGAATACCTACGGAAGGCATTGGAAAACAAATTCAAACAGCCTTTGGATAAACTGGCTGATTCTCTTTTGTTTAAGCCACTAAAAATGTATGATACCCGGTTTAAGTGGGATCCATCAATTGAGGAATCCCGCTTTGCGCACTGGTTTGATACAGCTGGAATTGAACATGAGCAAGATTATAAAAAGACTACTGCCAGTGCCGCTGACGATTTAATAACTACCATAGAAGATTACGGAAAGTTTGCAACGTATGTATTGCAGGGAGCTGGGTTAGATACAGCGGTATTTAATCAAATGATTCGTCCACTGGTACCTACAAGCGGTGGGCGCTATATGAGCCTTGGTTGGGAGCTATTCCTAGATTTGGGGTCTAATAAAGAAGTTGCTGTAACACATAGTGGTAGTGATGCTGGGGTTCGAACTCTTGTTATTATTTTGCCGGCTTCTAAGCAAGGTTTGATCATCTTTACCAATGGCGATAATGGTTATAAACTGTATGAAAAGATCATTGTAGAAATGCTGGATGTGGGTAAAGAACTAATGGGCCGGGTGAAATAA
- a CDS encoding EamA family transporter gives MLEPLYTTIAVLLRILSNPLGNVFQKQLTIKGHHPLLINFLTYFMLSLVCIVIAVSVSWPVLSSTFWLYSILGGIAGALGNGLLVKALQTGDLSVLGPINAYKSVVGVIASVFLLEEIPNLWGLLGITLIIWGSYFVLDTTEERFSWALLKRSEIQYRIWALILTAIEAVFIKKVILATSPTIAFFSWCWFGALFSFLLLFVYRLPVKTEIGKLGAANVSSYLFLVLCIGVMQFTTNYALDHMPVGYALSLFQLSTIVSVLLGHRIFNESDIRKKLIGSLIMIAGSVMIILLKNR, from the coding sequence TTGTTAGAACCTCTCTATACTACCATTGCCGTTTTACTAAGAATTCTTTCCAACCCTTTGGGAAATGTATTTCAAAAGCAACTTACCATAAAAGGCCATCACCCATTGTTGATCAATTTTCTCACCTACTTCATGCTATCTCTTGTATGCATAGTGATAGCTGTAAGTGTTAGTTGGCCTGTACTATCCTCAACATTTTGGCTATACTCGATTCTCGGTGGTATAGCTGGCGCATTAGGCAATGGTCTTTTAGTAAAGGCATTACAAACGGGCGATCTTTCGGTACTAGGACCTATCAATGCTTACAAGTCAGTGGTAGGTGTTATAGCTAGCGTTTTTCTACTTGAAGAAATACCTAATCTATGGGGACTGTTAGGCATTACCTTGATCATTTGGGGAAGCTATTTTGTATTGGACACTACTGAAGAACGCTTTTCATGGGCGCTATTGAAAAGAAGTGAAATACAGTACCGGATCTGGGCCTTGATATTAACCGCCATAGAGGCTGTTTTTATTAAGAAGGTCATACTGGCCACCTCTCCCACCATTGCCTTTTTTAGCTGGTGTTGGTTTGGCGCCCTGTTTTCTTTTTTATTGTTATTTGTTTATCGGTTACCGGTCAAAACAGAAATAGGCAAGCTAGGCGCGGCTAACGTAAGCAGCTATTTATTTCTTGTTTTATGCATAGGGGTGATGCAGTTTACGACCAACTATGCATTGGATCATATGCCGGTTGGTTATGCGCTGTCGCTATTCCAGCTTTCTACTATTGTAAGCGTACTGCTTGGTCATCGCATTTTTAATGAATCCGATATCCGTAAAAAGCTGATAGGATCCCTGATTATGATAGCAGGTTCAGTAATGATCATACTGTTAAAAAACCGGTAG
- a CDS encoding Crp/Fnr family transcriptional regulator translates to MVSLHPLFLYLHKFVELSHDEFDQYLKPYIQVRHFKKREIITSTGEVEQFFNFILEGLALKYYKQDGEEHIVQIATEGQIIHAQESFHSRTPSEYTIEALEPTAIASISFDDLEQIYSSNHKMERLGRLVITFSFVSQNKWQMLALKLTPRERFLKFMERNPELLQRVPQKYLASYLNIQPETFSRFKHILREKK, encoded by the coding sequence ATGGTCAGTTTACATCCCTTATTCCTCTATCTGCACAAGTTTGTTGAGTTAAGTCACGACGAATTTGACCAGTATTTAAAGCCGTATATTCAGGTGCGGCATTTTAAAAAAAGAGAAATAATTACCTCAACTGGAGAAGTTGAGCAGTTTTTCAATTTTATATTGGAGGGCCTGGCTCTCAAATATTATAAGCAGGATGGGGAGGAGCATATTGTTCAGATTGCCACAGAAGGGCAGATCATTCACGCCCAGGAATCGTTTCATAGCCGAACACCTTCGGAGTATACGATAGAAGCGCTGGAGCCAACAGCTATTGCCTCCATTAGTTTTGATGACCTGGAACAGATCTATTCCAGCAACCATAAAATGGAGCGACTGGGGCGACTGGTTATTACCTTCTCCTTTGTGTCGCAAAACAAATGGCAAATGCTAGCGCTAAAACTAACGCCCCGCGAGCGCTTTCTCAAATTTATGGAGCGCAACCCCGAGCTGCTGCAACGGGTACCTCAAAAATACCTGGCATCTTACCTCAACATTCAACCGGAAACCTTTAGCCGGTTTAAGCATATTCTGAGGGAAAAGAAATAA
- a CDS encoding isocitrate dehydrogenase (NADP(+)), protein MTQKIKVANPVVELDGDEMTRIIWKFIKDKLILPYIDVDIKYFDLGVEYRDQTNDQVTIDAANAIKQYGVGIKCATITPDEARVEEFKLKQMWKSPNGTIRNILDGTVFREPIVIKNIPRLVTTWDQPIVVGRHAFGDQYRATDFVVKGKGKLKITFEGENGEKQEFEVYNYTGEGGVALAMYNTDESIRGFARSCMNMALQKGWPLYLSTKNTILKKYDGRFKDIFQEVFDNEFATQFKEAGIVYEHRLIDDMVASAMKWNGGFVWACKNYDGDVQSDSVAQGFGSLGLMTSVLVTPDGKTMEAEAAHGTVTRHYREHQKGNPTSTNPIASIFAWTRGLAFRGKLDGNQELIDFCNALEAVCIETVESGKMTKDLALNVNPSGKLVAGKDFLYTEQFLDAIDENLQKKMAK, encoded by the coding sequence ATGACGCAGAAGATTAAAGTAGCTAACCCAGTAGTAGAACTGGATGGCGATGAAATGACCCGTATTATCTGGAAGTTTATTAAGGACAAACTGATCCTGCCCTATATCGACGTTGACATCAAATACTTTGATCTGGGTGTAGAATATCGTGATCAAACAAACGACCAGGTTACTATTGATGCCGCTAACGCTATCAAACAATATGGCGTAGGTATCAAATGCGCTACCATTACTCCAGACGAAGCTCGTGTAGAAGAGTTTAAGCTAAAACAAATGTGGAAGAGCCCTAACGGTACTATTCGTAACATTTTAGATGGTACAGTATTCCGCGAGCCTATCGTTATTAAAAATATCCCGCGCCTGGTTACTACCTGGGATCAACCGATCGTAGTTGGTCGTCACGCTTTTGGTGACCAGTACCGTGCTACTGACTTTGTAGTAAAAGGTAAAGGCAAGCTAAAAATAACCTTTGAAGGTGAAAACGGCGAAAAACAAGAATTTGAAGTTTACAACTATACTGGAGAAGGTGGTGTAGCCCTGGCTATGTACAACACCGACGAGAGCATCCGTGGCTTTGCCCGCAGCTGTATGAATATGGCGTTGCAAAAAGGCTGGCCGCTTTACTTAAGCACGAAGAACACCATCCTGAAAAAATACGATGGTCGCTTCAAAGACATCTTCCAGGAAGTATTTGACAATGAGTTTGCTACACAGTTCAAAGAAGCAGGTATTGTTTACGAACACCGCCTGATCGATGACATGGTAGCTTCTGCTATGAAGTGGAACGGTGGCTTTGTATGGGCTTGTAAGAACTACGATGGCGACGTACAAAGTGATTCAGTAGCACAAGGTTTCGGTTCTTTAGGTTTGATGACTTCTGTATTGGTTACACCTGATGGTAAGACCATGGAAGCAGAAGCAGCACACGGTACCGTTACCCGCCACTACCGCGAGCACCAAAAGGGTAACCCCACTTCTACCAACCCTATCGCTTCTATCTTCGCATGGACACGCGGTTTAGCTTTCCGTGGTAAACTGGATGGCAACCAGGAGCTGATTGACTTCTGTAATGCTTTGGAAGCTGTTTGTATTGAAACAGTTGAAAGCGGTAAAATGACCAAAGACCTGGCGCTGAACGTTAACCCTAGCGGTAAGCTGGTTGCTGGTAAAGATTTCCTGTACACCGAGCAGTTCTTAGACGCAATCGACGAGAACCTGCAAAAGAAAATGGCTAAATAA
- a CDS encoding PAS domain-containing protein, with translation MKTIDETIHSLHFRFLPSYAQYLLDQNLDAFIQIQFEVGTQLDVPLLRAFKNLGAEETREIGLKNNTEFLSYLASNKAEEFILLAIDQWISNALPIVDKHEVIPEDISMIVFMRKKAFLQLLPSYCTDPEQMIQIIAEIDYFLARLTSATTDTYIKLLQDKIAHHTHFIEKVSSTSPSAIYVFDLLEQKLVFTNDKFKDIFSVLMGESSKLDINFFDAFIHPDHVQEVKSYFKKLQNIPDKETGTYKYCIKSKEGNYRWVRSYDSVFKRTEEGKVQQIIGAIIDVNKEKTVSDELRRREEQLTEAQALAHMGSWSWNIETGEVLWSDEMYRIYQLDSNTALSYDRLMNFNHPEDRELVQLKLTETLETKNSTEFQNRIELKDGTIKYIHATAEVRVNREGQVVEMLGTVQDITERQELLNHLKRNESLYRQAEELANLGNWIWDLKNNTVEWTDQLYKIYGLEPQSEKITIDRFLSLVHPDDRPYIRESITENMKLDYVDRNFRIITPQGIIKTLRSIAQTQRNGNGQLLNIFGTEQDITEQQSLIEQLRQSESLYKQAQALARIGNWSIDLTNNEVKWSEELYNIYELDKGQELSVEKWFDYLHPEDKESVSHYWQECLAQKHPYDKVHRVILPSGKVKTLHRKGEFVFDSNGTAIKLIGTTQDITDQFLIQQELKEKQTFIQKITDATPALITSYNVATDQYEFVNEGLYKLLGYDPKEAIGQGSIFFTQLIHPDDALELIQKTMAALEDANRHPDDNQIAEYAYRIRHKNGQYRWINTYATVFDRNSNGQVERILRISLDITEHAIAREKIEEQELFIKQVADASPTILYLFDTTTNTFSYINHEVYYVLGFTPEEILEMGAEAITALYHPEDLHLLPERRQSEKKFQHTNSMMQYECRLRSKTGEWCWMVVREVVFKRNDANRPVQVLGAALDISKRKEMERSLLQNTYQLQQSNASLEEFAYVASHDLKEPLRKISTFGDRLVNTQQDRLSDDGKIYLKKIIDASQRMQTMINDLLSISMITGNHSFQPYSLQAIVEEVKQTLEYKVEKENAIIDATGLPEANIIPSQFRQLFQNLLSNSLKFTREGVQPHIQITWAYIRPEELNHIQINKANQYLKLEFSDNGIGFEDEYAGKIFQIFQRLHGRSEYEGTGIGLAICKKIVEHHGGAIYAHGHPDHGAVFTILLPA, from the coding sequence GTGAAAACTATAGATGAAACCATACACTCGCTGCACTTCCGTTTCTTACCCTCCTATGCACAATACTTACTAGATCAAAATCTGGATGCATTTATCCAAATTCAATTTGAAGTAGGTACCCAGTTAGACGTTCCTCTTTTAAGAGCCTTCAAAAACTTGGGAGCTGAAGAAACGCGCGAAATTGGCTTAAAAAACAATACTGAATTTCTTTCCTACTTAGCATCCAATAAGGCTGAGGAATTTATACTGTTGGCTATAGACCAGTGGATCAGTAATGCACTCCCTATAGTAGACAAACACGAGGTGATACCAGAAGACATATCCATGATTGTGTTCATGCGCAAAAAAGCATTTCTGCAACTATTACCATCTTATTGTACTGATCCTGAGCAGATGATTCAGATCATTGCAGAAATTGATTATTTCCTGGCCCGCTTAACGTCTGCTACTACTGACACTTATATAAAACTCCTTCAGGATAAAATTGCGCATCACACCCATTTCATTGAAAAGGTCAGCAGCACCTCTCCCAGCGCCATTTATGTTTTTGACCTTTTAGAACAAAAGCTTGTCTTTACAAACGATAAGTTCAAAGATATTTTTAGTGTATTAATGGGTGAATCATCGAAACTAGATATTAATTTCTTTGACGCCTTTATACACCCCGATCACGTGCAGGAAGTAAAATCCTACTTCAAAAAGCTTCAAAACATACCAGATAAAGAAACAGGTACATATAAGTACTGCATTAAGAGCAAAGAAGGAAACTATCGCTGGGTACGCAGCTACGACTCTGTTTTTAAAAGAACAGAAGAAGGAAAAGTGCAGCAGATCATAGGGGCTATAATTGATGTTAATAAAGAAAAGACGGTATCTGATGAGCTACGAAGAAGAGAAGAGCAATTAACAGAGGCACAAGCCTTAGCCCACATGGGTAGTTGGTCATGGAATATTGAAACAGGAGAAGTCTTATGGTCGGATGAAATGTATCGGATCTATCAATTAGATAGTAATACTGCGCTTAGCTATGATCGTTTAATGAATTTCAACCACCCGGAAGACAGAGAACTTGTTCAATTAAAACTCACAGAAACACTGGAAACAAAGAATTCCACTGAGTTTCAAAACCGGATTGAACTAAAAGACGGAACTATAAAATATATACATGCTACAGCTGAAGTTAGAGTGAACCGGGAAGGGCAGGTTGTGGAAATGCTTGGCACTGTTCAAGACATCACAGAGCGACAAGAGTTGCTAAATCATCTAAAGAGAAACGAATCCTTGTACCGCCAGGCAGAAGAGCTGGCCAATTTAGGTAACTGGATTTGGGACCTAAAGAACAACACCGTTGAATGGACCGACCAGCTCTATAAAATTTACGGTCTGGAACCTCAATCCGAGAAAATAACCATTGACCGATTCTTATCACTTGTACACCCTGATGATCGGCCTTACATAAGGGAATCGATAACGGAAAACATGAAGTTGGATTATGTAGATCGCAACTTCAGAATTATTACTCCACAAGGGATAATAAAGACCTTACGATCTATAGCTCAAACCCAACGTAACGGTAATGGACAATTGCTGAACATCTTTGGTACAGAACAGGATATCACAGAACAGCAAAGCCTTATAGAGCAATTGCGGCAAAGTGAAAGCCTATATAAACAAGCACAGGCCTTAGCCCGTATAGGCAACTGGAGCATAGACTTAACTAACAACGAAGTTAAATGGTCAGAAGAATTATACAACATTTATGAACTCGATAAAGGTCAGGAACTGTCGGTTGAAAAATGGTTTGACTATTTGCATCCTGAAGACAAAGAGTCTGTTTCCCACTATTGGCAGGAATGCTTAGCACAAAAGCATCCTTATGACAAAGTGCATCGGGTAATTTTACCTAGTGGAAAAGTAAAAACATTGCACCGAAAGGGTGAGTTTGTTTTTGACAGCAATGGAACAGCCATTAAGTTGATTGGTACTACTCAAGATATTACTGACCAGTTCCTAATTCAGCAAGAGTTAAAAGAGAAACAAACCTTTATTCAAAAAATCACGGATGCCACACCAGCCCTTATTACATCGTACAATGTAGCTACTGACCAATACGAGTTTGTTAATGAAGGCTTATACAAATTATTAGGTTACGACCCCAAAGAGGCCATTGGCCAAGGCTCCATTTTCTTTACCCAACTTATTCATCCAGATGATGCGTTGGAGTTAATACAGAAAACAATGGCTGCTTTGGAGGATGCCAACCGGCATCCAGATGACAATCAAATAGCTGAATACGCCTATCGGATACGTCATAAAAATGGCCAGTACCGCTGGATTAATACGTACGCCACCGTATTTGACCGAAACAGTAATGGACAAGTAGAAAGAATATTACGCATATCGCTGGATATAACGGAACATGCTATTGCCAGGGAAAAGATTGAAGAACAAGAGCTCTTTATTAAACAGGTAGCCGATGCTTCTCCTACCATTCTTTACTTATTTGACACCACTACCAACACATTTTCCTACATAAACCATGAGGTTTATTATGTGCTGGGCTTTACACCAGAAGAGATATTAGAAATGGGCGCTGAAGCCATAACAGCCCTTTACCACCCGGAAGATCTACACCTGTTACCAGAACGCAGGCAGTCAGAAAAGAAATTTCAGCATACAAATTCAATGATGCAGTATGAGTGCCGCTTGAGAAGTAAAACAGGCGAATGGTGCTGGATGGTAGTAAGGGAAGTGGTCTTTAAGCGTAATGATGCCAATCGGCCGGTTCAAGTACTAGGGGCAGCACTGGACATTTCGAAACGAAAGGAAATGGAGCGCTCATTATTGCAAAATACCTATCAACTGCAGCAATCCAATGCAAGCCTGGAAGAGTTTGCCTATGTTGCCAGTCATGACTTGAAAGAGCCCCTGCGCAAGATCTCCACCTTTGGAGATCGCTTGGTTAATACACAACAGGACCGACTAAGCGATGATGGGAAAATCTATCTTAAAAAGATCATAGATGCCTCGCAGCGTATGCAAACCATGATCAATGATTTGCTCTCGATCTCCATGATCACAGGCAATCATTCCTTCCAGCCTTATAGTCTGCAAGCTATTGTAGAAGAAGTAAAACAGACGCTGGAATATAAGGTTGAAAAGGAAAATGCCATTATAGATGCAACCGGCTTACCTGAAGCCAATATTATACCATCACAGTTTCGCCAGCTTTTCCAAAATCTATTGAGCAATTCCTTAAAGTTTACACGAGAAGGTGTGCAACCTCATATACAAATTACCTGGGCCTATATCAGGCCGGAAGAGCTCAACCACATCCAAATCAACAAGGCCAATCAATATTTAAAACTGGAGTTTTCCGACAATGGAATTGGCTTTGAAGATGAATATGCCGGAAAGATTTTTCAGATCTTCCAACGCCTACATGGAAGAAGTGAGTATGAAGGCACAGGTATAGGATTAGCTATTTGTAAAAAGATTGTTGAACACCATGGAGGAGCTATCTATGCGCACGGTCATCCTGATCATGGCGCCGTATTTACCATTCTATTACCAGCTTAA
- a CDS encoding DUF72 domain-containing protein: protein MQDMQWHIGCSGFYYKEWKEIFYPKGWPQKKWFEYYCQHFTTIEINNSFYRFPEHKNLQSWYNRSPDNFIFAVKATRTITHVKPFIDTDILVEDFYHVVKEGLGNKLGPVLFQLPPHLAYSEDTLQRILSQLNPSYLNVIEFRHKSWWREDVYAQLKQKRIVFSGISYPSLPDDVISNGSTVYYRFHGLPKLYFSDYDPAFLRQIVLLIKEDPTIKQAYLYFNNTAAAAALSNAKYVQEFIQGNTEQYYQSPLH from the coding sequence ATGCAAGACATGCAATGGCATATTGGATGTTCGGGATTCTACTACAAGGAGTGGAAAGAGATTTTTTATCCCAAAGGCTGGCCCCAAAAGAAATGGTTTGAATATTATTGCCAGCACTTTACTACTATAGAAATCAACAACAGCTTTTACCGGTTTCCAGAACACAAAAACTTGCAAAGCTGGTATAACCGTTCGCCAGACAATTTTATCTTTGCTGTAAAGGCCACGCGCACCATCACACATGTAAAGCCATTTATTGATACTGATATTTTAGTGGAAGACTTTTATCATGTTGTAAAAGAAGGGCTAGGTAACAAACTAGGACCTGTTCTTTTTCAGCTACCACCCCATTTAGCATATAGTGAAGATACATTGCAAAGGATACTATCTCAGCTAAACCCTTCCTATTTGAACGTAATTGAATTTAGGCATAAAAGCTGGTGGCGGGAAGACGTGTATGCTCAATTGAAACAGAAGAGAATTGTCTTTAGCGGTATCTCCTACCCTAGCTTACCCGATGATGTGATCAGCAATGGAAGTACTGTTTATTACCGTTTTCACGGGCTGCCTAAGCTTTATTTTTCAGATTATGATCCAGCCTTTCTACGCCAGATCGTTTTGCTAATCAAAGAAGATCCTACTATTAAACAAGCCTATTTATATTTCAACAATACGGCAGCTGCAGCCGCTTTAAGCAACGCGAAATATGTTCAGGAGTTTATACAAGGTAACACTGAGCAATACTATCAATCACCATTACACTAA